A region from the Aegilops tauschii subsp. strangulata cultivar AL8/78 chromosome 5, Aet v6.0, whole genome shotgun sequence genome encodes:
- the LOC109767897 gene encoding nonsense-mediated mRNA decay factor SMG7, whose protein sequence is MTVPMDSTAVPPSRDLVQRLLKKNAELKSHLEKSAQSKVPSDPNIWLQMRENFEKMILADHDFCEKHEIEYILWQLHYKRIEEFRHHISSAGAAASQNGKNNANPDRIKRIKSAFRSFLSEASGFYHDLMFKIKSNYDLPLGHFSESPENAGNPGKNDKRTADAKKALISCHRCLIYLGDLARYKGMFGDADSVRREYNAASNYYKEAASICPSSGNPHHQLAILASYSGNEVVAVYRYFRSLAADTPFSTARDNLILAFEKNRQGYAQLPSNNKVAIARTLPPRSAGRGRGRGEIRFQPKDVNTEAASKEREQSIPDTLKSFFVRFVRLNGILFTRTSLETFEELFDVVINDLKILLSSGPNEEFHFGSDAAENALVIVRLVAILIFTVHNVKKEPDNQSYAEIVQRRVLLQNAFTAAFEFVGHILKRCSELRDIASSFYLPAIVVYIEWLACHPELAADSEMDEKHANARSFFWNQCVLLMNKLILTDLASIDGDDDEACFFDMGVYEEGETGNRLALWEDFELRGFSPLVPAHIILDFSSKHTFGSDGSTKEKKARAQRILSAGKALLNFVQIDQLRIYFDPSSRKFVVAKEPPVFEAATSTHRSRNAPETNAVELEHEIGNKFDAVATNLGAIQSGVQLCSEGEDDEEIVFKPTASEKLPKVLTELPVNGYIQPLQMSTAGWPTIGGPVAIQSTASASGPGNCNVIESLPMSSGGWAFNGRQEAISSNVSMSTTYEFVQPVEMATSSWASNGAPLVGPLNTMPTFSAAISDPRVSAAMVPHFGSPDYSKLLLEQEKLLMRGLNNVHLAGNGFPEQRFQGGLQSMVYSPHVSVESVRNNTSLMHNQVKATEETIPSTSDSIVPSVAASGGMTINLTDAPVAVSKKNPVSRPSRPVGPPPGFNHITPKRHDDIMPFEKLQHQQIDDYSWLDGYQPSMERVHNSKAIYPDVATTSSAFTTPFPFPGKQQVSGVHTLGASEKTWHDFHLFDPAKQNMVQNHQQINQHSGQVAEKQPAKPIGSGRYLV, encoded by the exons ATGACTGTTCCGATGGATAGTACTGCTGTTCCGCCATCTCGGGACCTCGTGCAGCGCCTCCTTAAGAAG AATGCCGAACTCAAAAGTCATCTTGAGAAGTCAGCACAGTCCAAAGTCCCATCAGATCCCAACATATGGCTTCAGATGCGTGAGAATTTTGAGAAAATGATTCTGGCAGATCATGACTTCTGTGAAAAGCATGAGATCGAGTATATTTTGTGGCAGTTGCATTACAAAAGAATCGAGGAGTTCAGGCACCACATTAGTTCTGCAGGTGCAGCTGCATCTCAAAACGGGAAGAACAATGCCAACCCTGATCGAATTAAGAGGATTAAATCGGCCTTCAGGAGCTTTCTTTCAGAAGCATCGGGCTTCTATCATGACTTGATGTTCAAGATCAAATCCAACTACGACCTTCCTCTGGGTCACTTCTCGGAGTCTCCTGAGAATGCAGGCAACCCTGGCAAAAATGATAAGAGAACAGCTGATGCTAAGAAAGCCCTGATATCATGCCACCGTTGTCTCATATATCTTGGTGATTTGGCCCGCTATAAGGGTATGTTTGGTGATGCTGATTCTGTAAGACGTGAATATAATGCGGCTTCTAATTACTATAAGGAGGCAGCTTCAATCTGCCCTTCCAGCGGCAACCCACACCATCAG CTTGCAATATTAGCTTCTTACTCTGGCAATGAGGTGGTGGCTGTCTACAGATACTTTCGAAGCTTAGCTGCAGACACTCCCTTCTCCACAGCACGGGACAACTTGATTCTTGCTTTTGAGAAG AATCGCCAGGGCTATGCACAGCTGCCAAGCAACAACAAAGTTGCAATTGCTAGGACATTACCCCCACGGTCAGCTGGTAGGGGCAGAGGACGGGGCGAAATAAGGTTTCAGCCCAAGGATGTTAATACTGAAGCAGCTTCAAAAGAGCGAGAGCAAAGTATTCCTGATACACTGAAGTCCTTCTTTGTACGGTTTGTTAGGCTCAATGGAATTCTTTTCACAAGGACTAG TTTGGAAACATTTGAGGAACTGTTTGATGTGGTCATCAATGATCTGAAAATTCTCCTCTCTTCTGGTCCAAATGAAGAGTTCCATTTTGGTTCTGATGCTGCAGAGAACGCATTAGTTATTGTTCGACTTGTTGCCATCCTTATATTCACAGTGCACAACGTGAAAAAGGAACCAGATAACCAGTCATATGCTGAAATTGTCCAACGCAGGGTACTTCTTCAAAATGCATTTACAGCTGCTTTTGAGTTTGTTGGACATATTCTCAAAAGGTGCTCAGAGCTTCGTGACATTGCATCAAGTTTCTATCTTCCAGCCATTGTGGTCTACATCGAATGGCTGGCATGCCATCCGGAGTTAGCTGCTGATTCGGAGATGGACGAGAAGCATGCAAATGCTCGATCTTTCTTCTGGAACCAGTGTGTCTTGCTTATGAATAAGCTCATCCTTACAGACCTTGCGTCCAttgatggtgatgatgacgaGGCTTGCTTTTTTGATATGGGCGTGTATGAAGAGGGTGAAACTGGCAATCGACTTGCATTGTGGGAAGATTTTGAATTAAGGGGATTTTCCCCCTTGGTGCCTGCACATATTATCTTGGATTTCTCAAGCAAGCACACATTTGGAAGTGATGGTAGCACCAAGGAGAAGAAAGCACGGGCACAACGGATACTTTCTGCAGGGAAGGCTCTACTCAATTTTGTCCAGATTGATCAACTGAGAATATATTTTGACCCATCTTCAAGAAAGTTTGTTGTGGCCAAGGAGCCTCCTGTTTTTGAAGCTGCCACCTCTACTCATAGATCTCGCAATGCACCTGAAACAAATGCTGTTGAGCTGGAACATGAAATTGGTAACAAATTTGATGCAGTGGCAACTAATCTTGGAGCAATACAGTCGGGAGTACAGTTGTGTTCAGAGGGAGAAGATGATGAAGAAATTGTTTTCAAACCTACAGCGTCCGAGAAGCTCCCAAAAGTACTTACCGAACTACCCGTTAATGGATATATCCAGCCTCTACAAATGTCTACTGCTGGGTGGCCAACAATTGGCGGACCAGTTGCTATTCAGAGTACTGCATCTGCATCAGGTCCTGGAAACTGTAATGTTATTGAGTCACTTCCCATGTCTTCTGGTGGTTGGGCTTTCAATGGTAGGCAAGAGGCTATTTCTAGCAATGTTTCAATGTCGACAACTTACGAATTTGTGCAGCCTGTTGAGATGGCTACTTCCAGCTGGGCAAGCAATGGTGCACCACTTGTTGGCCCTCTGAACACAATGCCTACTTTCTCAGCTGCCATCTCTGATCCGCGTGTATCTGCAGCAATGGTTCCACATTTTGGCAGCCCAGATTATTCAAAATTGCTCCTTGAACAAGAAAAACTCTTAATGAGGGGATTAAATAATGTTCATTTGGCTGGAAATGGATTTCCTGAGCAGAGGTTTCAGGGTGGATTACAGTCAATGGTATATTCTCCACATGTATCTGTTGAATCTGTGCGCAACAATACAAGTTTGATGCATAATCAGGTGAAAGCGACTGAAGAAACCATCCCATCCACTTCTGATTCAATTGTACCATCAGTAGCAGCATCTGGTGGGATGACAATCAATCTCACTGATGCACCTGTAGCTGTATCAAAGAAGAATCCTGTAAGTCGTCCATCAAGGCCCGTTGGTCCTCCTCCAGGATTTAACCACATCACTCCAAAACGCCATGATGATATTATGCCATTTGAGAAGCTGCAGCACCAACAGATCGATGATTACAGCTGGCTGGATGGCTACCAGCCATCAATGGAACGTGTTCATAACTCAAAAGCTATTTATCCTGATGTTGCCACTACCAGCAGTGCATTCACCACTCCCTTCCCTTTCCCTGGGAAACAGCAGGTTTCTGGGGTGCACACCTTAGGGGCCAGTGAGAAAACATGGCATGATTTCCACCTTTTTGACCCTGCAAAGCAGAATATGGTTCAAAACCACCAACAAATTAATCAGCATAGTGGTCAAGTGGCTGAAAAGCAGCCGGCAAAACCTATCGGATCTGGCCGTTATCTTGTGTGA